CTATTGGCATTGGGGGGCTTGTTTGAACAAGATTTAGTTGAGTGGGTTAGCCCCATGACCTATCAAGCGGCCTCCGGCGCCGGTGCGCGCAATATGAAAGAATTACTTAAGCAAATGGGTGATATTCATGGTGTCGTTGCCTCGCAACTTGCCGACCCTGCCAGCGCTATTTTAGAAATAGACAAGCTAGTTGCGAATAAAATGAAAGATGGTTCACTGGATTATGATCAGTTCGGTGTGCCACTAGCAGGTAGCTTGATCCCGTGGATTGATGTGCCAATGCCGTCGGGGCAAAGCAAAGAAGAGTGGAAGGCTGAAGTAGAAGCCAATAAAATTTTGGGTTCCTCGAAGCAACCTATCCCGGTTGATGGCTTATGCGTGCGTGTAGGCATGATGCGCTGCCACGCTCAGGCACTGACCATCAAATTGCGTGAGGATGTTAGCGTTAGCAAAATAGAGCAAATTCTTGCGAGTCACAACGAATGGGTCGATGTCATTGCCAACGAGCGTGGTGCATCGAGCGAAGAGTTGAGCCCTGTCAATGTCACAGGGACTTTACGAATTCCTGTTGGCCGCATTCGCAAGCTCAGTATGGGGCCTCGTTATATTAGTGCATTTACGGTGGGCGATCAGCTACTATGGGGAGCGGCAGAACCGCTTAGAAGAATGCTGAAAATTATCTGTAACGGGTACTAAGCTGCTGTAAATAGGGCACTTTTGTGCCTTTTTATTATTCCTAGCTAGACTTTTACCAGCGCATTTCCTAGTATACCTGCAATGTGTTGGTAGGAGTCTTGCCTGTGCGTTTTATTGTTGGCTTATTTGTCCTTGTTAGTGCGCTCAGTGTGCCTGCTCACGAGTTGAAGGGCAGCTTACCAGATCATTACCCTCCTTATAGTATCGTGGGTGATACCACTAAAGGCATTATTCCTGACCTATTAGTGGCGCTGAACTCGTTTAGTGATCATGCCTATAAAGCGCAGCCAAATACCTCACGGCGCTCATTAAAGTTGTTACATGAAGGGCAAATTCATTACCGCTTTGATTCCGAGCGCTGGGTTGCAAACGCCAGTCACTATTATTGGAGTGACGCGATAGTTGAAGTGAATGATGTGTTGGTTTATCCGGCAAGCGGCCCAGCAATCAATGATATAAAACAACTGCAAAGGTTAGCAAACGACCGCCAAAAGCCGCTGCGAATTGGAACCCGCTTCGACTACCACTATCCAACTTTAATGCCGCTGCTTAATAACGGCAACATGGTCCGTGATAACTTTTACTCTGAAATAAATATGCTAAAGGCCCTGGCAGACAAAGAGCATGGGCAACTCAGTGCTGTTGTAATTGCAGAGCATGTTTATGATTATCTGTTAAGGTCAAGACCTGAGCTGGTGGGTGAATTAGTTAAAAGTAACCGCCCCATAGACACAGCTCTTTACCAGTTTCAGTTTCCAAAAACTGATAACGGGCGTATCAATATGCTTTATACTAACCGCTTATTAGATAAGTTAAGGCGTAATGGCGAGTTGGAAAAAATAGTTAATAACTATACCCAGTAATAGGTTTATTTAAGCCACTGTTTAATAAGTTCAGCAATTGCCTTATGATGGTCCTGCGCATAGCAAGAGATAACTTGTTTTTGGCGCTTGCTCTGGTCCAATTTTGACTGCTTTTTTTGATGTAAGCGTGCGAAGGGACCTTGTTTTGATTTATCATTCATTGTTTTCTAACTACTGCCTAATGACTAAATTCAGCTATATTTTACCCGTGGTGTGTATGCTCTCCCTGAGTGCTTGTAAGGGCACCCAGCGTTATCATGAAACCCAATCTCAACGCTTAGACGAGTGTGCATATAAAAATGATGATGACTATTTTGCGTGCTTAGAGCAACAAAAACAGAACTATCAGCGGTTTCAACAACAGCGTCAACAAGAAAATAATTAAGCTAAATATTTCATAGTGTTGAAATACCTACCTATACTTTTAACTTCCGCTTTAAAAATATTTATGCTGGCATGGAAGTTAACAACAAGAAAAAGCGTTTTACAATACGCGTTACACTAATAACAACCTTCATATTTGCTTGTGCCTTCACGGCTATTGCGGCTATATCACTACACTATTACTTTAGTAGTAGTCTTGCAAAAAACGCAGCGGCAACGCAGTTTGAATTAATCGCCACTCAGGTTGCCAGCCAAGCACGACGTCAAGAGCAGGCTGCGGTAAGCCTCGCAAATGTAATTAAGCTGCAAAATATTCGCGGTGCGAGATCCATTAGCGGCGAGCAACTAGCTCGCTTTAGTGCTTTATTAAGTGCTCAAGAAGAGGTGTTTTCATTATTTTACGGCTTTAGTAATGGCGATTACTTTGAAATATCTAATTTAGAGTCCACTCCCGGGATTAGGCGCGTGTGGGGTGCAGCACCTAACGACCGCTGGGTTGTTGTACAAATATATGGTCAGGGCGGCGATAGGAAAAGGTATACCCAATTTCTCGACTCCAAGCTTAACGTTCGAATACAAACTGAGGAGCCAACAGACTACGATGCTCGGCAAAGGCCGTGGTTTAAGAACGCATCACATCAAAGTGTAAATAAAATGCCCCCCTATATGTTTAGCTTTATAGGTCGCCCTGGCACGAGTTACGCGATTACCGGCAAAAATAACGTGGTAGCGGGGACCACCGTGCTGTTATCTTCTTTGTCTCGATACATGGACATACCTGATTATACCTTAACCGGCAATGGCTATTTATTTGATGACAATGGGGAAGTCAGTATAGAGCAACGTGTTGATGCGCCATCAGAACTCAACGTGACACCTATCACCTTAGACGATCGTCAGCGTGTTTATTTAGATAAGGTCGGTACTTTGCGAGTAGGGGTTATGGATGATTACCCTCCATTTGAGTACTCAGTGTCGGGGCAACCTCGGGGTTACAGTGTTGAGCATATTCGTTTATTGGCGAGGAAACTGGGGGTCGAGCTGCAGT
This Pseudoalteromonas ruthenica DNA region includes the following protein-coding sequences:
- the asd gene encoding aspartate-semialdehyde dehydrogenase, with the translated sequence MKKVGLVGWRGMVGSVLLERMQQESDFTHIDVTFFTTSQTGQLGPAIGGDAKPLLSAYDVDALKGMDVVVTCQGGDYTNEVYGKLRDSGWRGYWIDAASALRMSDESIIVLDPVNHDVIEQGLEQGVKTFVGGNCTVSLMLLALGGLFEQDLVEWVSPMTYQAASGAGARNMKELLKQMGDIHGVVASQLADPASAILEIDKLVANKMKDGSLDYDQFGVPLAGSLIPWIDVPMPSGQSKEEWKAEVEANKILGSSKQPIPVDGLCVRVGMMRCHAQALTIKLREDVSVSKIEQILASHNEWVDVIANERGASSEELSPVNVTGTLRIPVGRIRKLSMGPRYISAFTVGDQLLWGAAEPLRRMLKIICNGY
- a CDS encoding substrate-binding periplasmic protein, giving the protein MRFIVGLFVLVSALSVPAHELKGSLPDHYPPYSIVGDTTKGIIPDLLVALNSFSDHAYKAQPNTSRRSLKLLHEGQIHYRFDSERWVANASHYYWSDAIVEVNDVLVYPASGPAINDIKQLQRLANDRQKPLRIGTRFDYHYPTLMPLLNNGNMVRDNFYSEINMLKALADKEHGQLSAVVIAEHVYDYLLRSRPELVGELVKSNRPIDTALYQFQFPKTDNGRINMLYTNRLLDKLRRNGELEKIVNNYTQ